The following are encoded in a window of Candidatus Fluviicola riflensis genomic DNA:
- a CDS encoding dihydrofolate reductase: protein MKVSLIVAMDRERGIGKNNDLMWHLPADMKFFKETTTGHIVVMGRKNYESIPERFRPLPHRENAVLSRAEDYHAEGCVVFSSLEACLDHYSGETERTVFIIGGGQIYVEALKSGKVTEMYITHVDHIYNADTFFPEFNESEWESETVFKHEADEKHAVGFEVRKYNKRMDV, encoded by the coding sequence ATGAAAGTAAGTCTGATAGTAGCGATGGACCGCGAGCGCGGCATTGGCAAAAACAATGATCTGATGTGGCATTTGCCTGCCGACATGAAGTTTTTCAAGGAAACAACCACCGGACATATTGTGGTAATGGGCCGTAAAAACTACGAATCCATTCCAGAGCGTTTCAGGCCTTTGCCCCACAGGGAAAATGCGGTGCTGAGCCGCGCAGAAGATTATCATGCCGAAGGTTGTGTCGTTTTTTCATCCCTTGAAGCATGTCTGGACCATTATTCAGGCGAAACCGAACGAACGGTTTTTATCATCGGTGGCGGACAGATTTATGTGGAGGCACTGAAAAGCGGAAAAGTGACGGAAATGTACATTACGCATGTTGATCACATTTATAACGCAGATACGTTTTTTCCTGAATTCAACGAGTCGGAATGGGAATCGGAAACGGTTTTTAAACACGAGGCGGATGAGAAGCACGCGGTTGGGTTTGAAGTACGGAAGTACAACAAGCGCATGGATGTGTAA